A window of the Salvelinus sp. IW2-2015 unplaced genomic scaffold, ASM291031v2 Un_scaffold6143, whole genome shotgun sequence genome harbors these coding sequences:
- the LOC112078730 gene encoding intestinal mucin-like protein — protein sequence MYFNDLVFLMSFFLFGSSDICPLPNGEWKEANETWVSNCQKCVCDPYSLEIQCQPVACQHQPPLTCDQEGQIKVVETVDCCKKDKCECDVTRCSTSKITCPVGFETEATMGVCCLTYQCMPKDVCVFNNTEYQPGANVPGDKCKNCVCGDSVDAQTHLHIIECHPTECDTHCQQGYDHQAVPGQCCGKCVQTSCVVMLPDNTTHTIQPGSVWIPSGDKCLKYECVKIMDQLIPIEAKTVCPDFYPEDCVPGTEVIAPDGCCRVCIPITKPCNVTKSKVYLDSNGCKSANRWK from the exons GCTAATGAGACCTGGGTGAGCAACtgccagaagtgtgtgtgtgacccgtACAGTCTGGAAATCCAGTGCCAGCCTGTGGCATGCCAACATCAGCCTCCTCTCACCTGTGACCAGGAGGGCCAAATTAAGGTCGTAGAAACCGTTGACTGTTGTAAAAAGGACAAATGTG AGTGTGATGTCACACGATGCTCTACTTCCAAGATAACTTGCCCAGTCGGATTCGAGACAGAGGCAACTATGGGAGTCTGCTGCCTAACTTATCAATGCA TGCCAAAGGATGTCTGTGTGTTTAACAACACTGAATATCAG CCTGGTGCCAATGTTCCTGGGGACAAGTGtaagaattgtgtgtgtggtgacagtgTGGATGCGCAAACCCATCTACATATCATTGAGTGTCATCCTACTGAATGTGACACTCACTGCCAGCAG GGCTATGATCATCAAGCCGTTCCTGGGCAGTGTTGTGGGAAGTGTGTACAGACAAGCTGTGTKGTTATGCTGCCagataacaccacacacactattcaG CCTGGTTCCGTCTGGATACCATCTGGAGACAAGTGTCTCAAGTATGAGTGCGTAAAGATTATggaccaactcatcccaatcGAGGCTAAGACTGTGTGCCCTGACTTCTACCCAGAAGACTGCGTACCC gGAACTGAAGTCATTGCTCCAGATGGTTGCTGCCGTGTCT GTATTCCAATAACTAAGCCATGCAACGTGACAAAGAGCAAAGTGTACCTGGACAGCAATGGCTGCAAGTCTGCAAACAGGTGGAAGTGA